A genome region from Erigeron canadensis isolate Cc75 chromosome 3, C_canadensis_v1, whole genome shotgun sequence includes the following:
- the LOC122592487 gene encoding ras-related protein RABB1c: MSYAYLFKYIIIGDTGVGKSCLLLQFTDKRFQPVHDLTIGVEFGARMITIDNKPIKLQIWDTAGQESFRSITRSYYRGAAGALLVYDITRRETFNHLASWLEDARQHANANMTIMLIGNKCDLAHRRAVSTEEGEQFAKEHGLIFMEASAKTAQNVEEAFINTAGTIYKKIQDGVFDVSNESYGIKVGYGGIPGPSGGRDGSSSQAGGCCS; the protein is encoded by the exons atgtcttatGCTTATCTCTTCAAGTACATCATCATCGGTGACACTG GTGTTGGAAAATCCTGCCTTCTCTTGCAGTTCACAGACAAGCGTTTTCAACCAGTTCATGATTTGACCATTGGTGTTGAATTTGGAGCCAGAATGATTACAATTGACAACAAACCTATAAAGCTGCAGATCTGGGACACG GCCGGTCAAGAATCATTCAGATCTATAACGAGGTCCTATTACAGAGGTGCTGCTGGTGCACTTTTGGTTTATGACATTACTAG GAGGGAAACCTTTAATCACCTTGCAAGCTGGTTGGAAGATGCTAGGCAGCATGCCAATGCAAACATGACAATCATGCTTATTGGTAACAAGTGCGATCTTGCTCACAGAAGAGCTGTTAGCACAGAAGAAGGAGAACAGTTTGCAAAAGAACATGGTCTTATATTCATGGAAGCTTCTGCCAAAACTGCCCAGAATGTTGAGGAG GCATTCATTAACACGGCTGGAACGATCTATAAGAAGATTCAGGATGGGGTTTTTGACGTATCAAATGAG TCTTATGGGATTAAAGTTGGATATGGTGGCATCCCGGGGCCATCAGGAGGAAGAGACGGGTCATCTTCTCAAGCAGGGGGTTGTTGCAGTTAA
- the LOC122590514 gene encoding disease resistance protein RGA5-like has protein sequence MAKQKIVVKVTMNCEKKSRKALKIAVGLFGVESVSFDGSEKDKIVVIGEGTDPVELTKLLRKGVGYTHLVSVGPVEEKKPEVNETTNPTILPLQINPYQYCYNGYGMPYYYCYELRDFIN, from the exons ATGGCAaag CAAAAGATTGTAGTGAAGGTGACCATGAACTGCGAGAAGAAATCTCGTAAGGCTTTGAAGATTGCGGTTGGTCTTTTTG gaGTGGAGTCCGTGTCGTTTGATGGATCAGAAAAAGACAAGATAGTGGTGATTGGTGAAGGAACCGACCCGGTTGAGCTAACAAAGTTGCTAAGGAAAGGTGTTGGATATACTCATTTGGTTAGTGTCGGTCCCGTCGAAGAGAAGAAACCTGAAGTTAACGAAACGACGAATCCCACGATCCTGCCTTTGCAAATTAATCCTTACCAATATTGCTATAATGGTTATGGCATGCCCTACTACTATTGTTATGAACTACGAGATTTCATCAACTAA